Proteins from a genomic interval of Debaryomyces hansenii CBS767 chromosome E complete sequence:
- a CDS encoding DEHA2E22264p (weakly similar to uniprot|P38271 Saccharomyces cerevisiae YBR129C OPY1 Protein of unknown function overproduction blocks cell cycle arrest in the presence of mating pheromone) produces MEYPSPSSQTILDELSLHADSPDEQIDDNKVLLSSYLLKRSAKTHQWKKRWVVLRNRQLSYYKDSKEHKALKVIGKSNLLSFSIIPDNTKFHFAIYTNKKVLHFKSTDEATYYNWIGILRQFYDEKSHTDSEAVNLMMQEQRSKQAHSFGRSSNEMEYSGDEPLSSGASDSTTPRTHGTPVMKSSSTFADHPNEDDEGELIHRVTNLNLHDSINDEDEYILEQGYLYKLRKRYNQWRKFYFILSNRSLYVYKHRDDISHVHKFFPIDDIIDVIELDPVSKTKQWCFLIITPLKRMKFCASDEDEMIKWLSVLKTLVKKRTTQV; encoded by the coding sequence ATGGAATATCCCAGTCCATCAAGTCAGACTATACTTGACGAACTTAGTCTTCACGCAGATTCTCCAGATGAACAAATTGATGATAACAAGGTTCTACTAAGTTCATATTTGCTTAAACGGTCAGCAAAAACACACCAGTGGAAGAAGAGATGGGTGGTGTTGAGAAATCGTCAGCTAAGCTATTACAAGGATTCAAAAGAGCATAAGGCATTAAAAGTAATTGGCAAGTCCAATTTGTTATCGTTCAGTATTATTCCTGATAACACGAAGTTCCATTTTGCCATTTATACCAATAAAAAAGTTCTACATTTCAAATCAACTGATGAAGCAACATATTATAACTGGATTGGTATATTACGACAGTTCTATGATGAAAAAAGCCATACTGACAGTGAGGCTGTTAACCTAATGATGCAAGAGCAAAGATCGAAACAAGCGCATAGTTTCGGGAGGTCTTCAAATGAGATGGAATACTCAGGGGATGAACCTCTTTCTTCGGGAGCATCAGACTCCACCACACCACGTACCCACGGCACACCTGTCATGAAGTCACTGTCTACGTTTGCAGATCATCctaatgaagatgatgaggGTGAACTTATCCATAGGGTCACCAATTTAAATCTACACGATTCAATtaacgatgaagatgaatacATTCTTGAACAAGgctatttatataaactcCGTAAAAGGTACAACCAGTGGCGAAAATTCTACTTTATTCTAAGCAATAGAAGTTTGTATGTTTACAAACATCGGGATGATATAAGTCATGTTCACAAGTTCTTCCCTATCGACGATATAATAGATGTCATAGAACTCGATCCTGTGTCGAAGACGAAACAATGGTGTTTTCTTATAATTACCCCTTTGAAGCGAATGAAATTTTGCGCATCtgatgaagacgaaatGATCAAATGGTTATCTGTCCTAAAAACATTAGTTAAAAAGCGAACAACACAAGTGTAA
- a CDS encoding DEHA2E22286p (similar to uniprot|P38629 Saccharomyces cerevisiae YNL290W RFC3 Subunit of heteropentameric Replication factor C (RF-C) which is a DNA binding protein and ATPase that acts as a clamp loader of the proliferating cell nuclear antigen (PCNA) processivity factor for DNA polymerases delta and epsilon), with the protein MKTCHGMLNFYSKLVYVGQLLILFRVEKYRPDSLDEVYGQQDIVDTVRKFVHEGKLPHLLFYGPPGTGKTSTIIALAREIYGPNYKNMVLELNASDDRGIDVVRNQIKNFASTMQIFSKGFKLIILDEADAMTSVAQNSLRRIIEKYTKNTRFCILANYSHKLNPALISRCTRFRFQPIGESAIQERLKNVIIKENLSINEEAEKTLLKLSNGDMRRALNVLQAVKASLDHDDDEIDQDMIYECIGAPHPQDIETALDSILKDDWTTSFLTIDQYKRTKGLALIDMISGFVEILNNYQLKPKTRIEILKGLSEVEYGISKGGNEKIQTSTIIGVIKDALEFEK; encoded by the coding sequence atgaaaactTGCCATGGTAtgttgaatttttattCCAAACTAGTTTATGTAGGTCAATTACTAATACTCTTCAGGGTTGAGAAGTATCGTCCAGATTCCTTGGATGAGGTGTACGGGCAACAAGATATAGTTGACACTGTTCGAAAATTTGTTCATGAAGGTAAACTACCACATTTGTTGTTTTATGGACCACCTGGTACCGGTAAGACATCTACTATTATAGCATTAGCCAGAGAAATTTATGGACCAAATTATAAGAATATGGTATTGGAATTGAATGCATCTGATGACAGAGGTATCGATGTGGTTAGAAATCAGATCAAGAACTTTGCTTCAACTATGCAAATCTTTAGCAAGGGgttcaaattgattattttagATGAAGCAGATGCAATGACATCTGTTGCTCAGAATTCTTTgagaagaattattgaaaagtaTACTAAAAATACGAGATTTTGTATACTAGCAAACTATTCCCATAAATTGAATCCTGCTTTAATATCTAGATGCACAAGGTTCAGATTTCAACCAATTGGAGAATCGGCTATTCAAGAAAGACTTAAGAATGTGATAATAAAGGAGAATCTAAGCATTAATGAAGAGGCAGAAAAGACATTACTTAAATTATCTAACGGTGACATGAGAAGAGCACTCAATGTACTTCAAGCTGTCAAAGCTTCATTGGATCACGACGACGATGAAATTGACCAAGACATGATATATGAATGTATTGGAGCGCCTCATCCCCAAGATATCGAAACCGCGTTAGACTCcatattgaaagatgaCTGGACAACATCATTCTTGACTATTGATCAATACAAGAGAACAAAAGGATTGGCATTGATTGATATGATACTGGgttttgttgaaattttgaataattatcaattgaagCCCAAgacaagaattgaaattttgaaggGGTTATCAGAAGTTGAATACGGTATCTCAAAAGGTggtaatgaaaaaattcagacTAGTACAATAATAGGCGTTATTAAGGACGCGTTGGAATTCGAAAAATAG
- a CDS encoding DEHA2E22308p (similar to uniprot|P41821 Saccharomyces cerevisiae YNL291C MID1 N-glycosylated integral plasma membrane protein) — MRLIVPIITFILGISNIINAEFFDIGFNLDIDEPIDPFDGTYEFLGDKRSLLSSSHKSDNDRSKGLQEFTPISNQIGQSETQYYSFSVNTSSGLGEYYEFLIFLTGNICSQPDYLTANDSGLTVYYSFNSSMFSNFELGEMSHFENGYFQALERVPISSDDIDTVLYIAVRAPESTNKSAIWNYEVGVSQNDLVFQWDDRSWASLVDTDEDSALIVTGNLTGSHSTNYSSMNATKSKYSLYIYSYDYRDYFKELNSSWCAIRNGPALFSTSYFESSFTDRGGGLQQQFYVPGLNSSTKYIAYLISDFQGTNFGGAVYQPFEFETLGTNVCELIFDLDFCDQVAYSVPNSNNLSNQVVKDLYDNRARSLFSNFSKALQQIACNTTDNAKYSPIKTCSDCYDSYKNWLCSVTIPRCSTRNITGYKYREVGKSRNDFINDVIQPASGYYEILPCVNVCYAMVRDCPADFGFQCPKKNNDTISLSYYWDEGGKYGTCNYVGNTLSDTSNAIKNFVMNWFLLVSVVVVNIFM; from the coding sequence ATGAGGTTAATAGTACCCATTATAACTTTCATTTTAGGCATATCAAACATAATAAATGCTGAATTCTTTGATATCGGTtttaatttagatattGATGAGCCTATAGATCCATTTGATGGTACATATGAGTTCCTTGGAGATAAGCGACTGTTACTATCACTGTCACATAAGTCGGATAATGATAGATCAAAAGGGTTACAAGAGTTTACACCTATAAGTAATCAGATCGGTCAAAGTGAAACGCAATATTATTCCTTCAGTGTTAATACATCTAGTGGATTAGGTGAATACTatgaatttttaatttttctaacTGGTAATATATGTTCACAACCTGACTATTTGACTGCCAATGATTCAGGTTTGACagtatattattcattcaattcaagTATGTTCAGCAACTTTGAATTAGGGGAGATGTCACACTTTGAGAATGGATACTTTCAAGCATTAGAGCGAGTGCCTATTTCTAGCGATGACATTGATACAGTATTATACATTGCAGTGAGGGCACCAGAGAGTACAAATAAATCTGCCATATGGAATTATGAAGTGGGGGTATCGCAAAATGATTTGGTTTTTCAGTGGGATGATAGAAGCTGGGCATCATTAGTCGATACCGACGAAGATTCTGCATTAATTGTAACAGGTAATTTGACAGGAAGTCATCTGACaaattattcttcaatgaatGCCactaaatcaaaatattccttatatatatattcatacGACTATAGGGACTACTTCAAGGAATTGAACAGTAGCTGGTGTGCGATACGAAATGGCCCAGCACTATTTTCCACGTCTTATTTCGAAAGTAGTTTCACCGATAGAGGCGGTGGGCtacaacaacaattttATGTTCCGGGATTGAATAGttcaacaaaatatattgcGTACTTGATTTCAGACTTCCAGGGTACGAACTTTGGTGGTGCAGTTTATCAACCGTTCGAATTTGAGACATTGGGTACAAATGTGTGtgaattaatatttgatctAGATTTCTGTGATCAAGTAGCGTATTCTGTTCCGAActctaataatttatcaaatcaagTCGTTAAAGATTTGTACGATAACAGAGCTAGATCTCTATTTTCGAACTTTTCAAAAGCATTACAGCAAATAGCGTGTAATACTACTGACAATGCAAAGTATTCACCTATTAAAACGTGTAGTGATTGTTATGACTCATACAAGAACTGGTTATGTTCTGTTACAATCCCAAGGTGCTCTACGAGAAACATTACAggatataaatatagagAAGTTGGCAAATCCCGGAACGACTTTATTAATGATGTAATTCAGCCCGCATCTGGCTACTACGAAATATTACCTTGTGTAAACGTATGCTATGCCATGGTTAGAGATTGTCCTGCTGATTTTGGGTTCCAGTGtccaaagaagaataatgatacaATAAGCTTGTCGTATTATTGGGATGAAGGAGGAAAGTATGGAACATGTAACTACGTTGGAAACACTCTTTCAGATACTAGTAATGCAATTAAAAACTTTGTAATGAATTGGTTCCTATTAGTATCTGTAGTAGTtgttaatatatttatgtaA
- a CDS encoding DEHA2E22330p (weakly similar to uniprot|Q99248 Saccharomyces cerevisiae YOR019W Hypothetical ORF), giving the protein MPLPSIDHIKNKAAEVVEDNVPVHLYRTPTSPGLSDPGAASKVSIMDEVLNKSDSELDGPDGPLYDKSQDDLVSQIIHQSDDYRFITFNIPKDVDNLKHTGNSYKKRVAFDTINLQVARDRFDFDDDNYSLPSENKKYSGEFNLNLFDGNRGRESIRSPSPNARSPIHSPLRNNSMSSFYMAPRLDYPTTPIITHRGCTYSRVHKDFKDLYAMKLFNKENGYLKPILPSRTILVYISGRKHTWVALDWILNKFIEQGDTVVIVAAINHQLGTTRKSGYHKKLPQGISPRARSRNKPENIKVIAQNIMKYALEVVNPNIIAKISIELALGKSREVLKEMYKLYEPNLVSTGSKANLKRSAPLKSWTSSKISDRLVKNSPLPIIVVPAMKMNDFEDQLAIDINNRYFAGKKISRRSTLSSSRNSEFSNSVNRSEEPQTEDDDYSDTGSDTSSIDSDLSVESESYSAYDEISKLYEEYKQTVSKNLKHSRAQPIDENYFANCLKVVSDESTYLCQEIRNINPGFQGKGSNLAKAITGSNSFGVIPYKAKSLLIPEEEPEGQNASQSPGPPSLSYKELKRNLKLNAQKNHTNAPQIHVEEAQPNDNSSSSSRPPKTSALKFVDLEKPSKDRDRNTSRPHKLGKSLSHEIDSSTSRPNIEQSRSHPDLTAVGHVNSKDYDDKEDKKKKKRKKKRFLGLF; this is encoded by the coding sequence ATGCCCCTTCCTTCTATAGACCACATCAAGAATAAAGCTGCCGAAGTGGTTGAGGATAATGTACCTGTACATTTATATCGTACACCTACGAGTCCAGGCTTATCAGATCCTGGTGCAGCTTCGAAAGTTAGTATTATGGATGAAGTTTTAAATAAGTCGGACCTGGAGCTTGATGGTCCCGATGGTCCATTGTATGATAAATCTCAGGACGACCTAGTGtctcaaataatacatcaATCTGACGATTATAGATTTATCACGTTCAATATCCCAAAAGATGTAGATAATTTAAAGCATACAGGAAATAGCTATAAGAAAAGGGTAGCATTTGATACTATAAATCTACAAGTTGCAAGAGATCGGTTTGATTtcgatgatgataattattCTTTACCACtggaaaataaaaaatattctggCGAATTCAATCTCAATTTGTTTGATGGTAATCGTGGAAGAGAGAGTATCAGATCTCCTTCACCTAATGCAAGATCGCCTATCCATTCGCCATTGAGAAATAACAGTATGTCAAGTTTTTATATGGCTCCCAGACTCGACTATCCAACGACACCTATAATTACACATAGGGGTTGTACATACTCTAGGGTTCATAAAGACTTTAAAGACTTATATGCCATGAAACTATTTAATAAAGAGAATGGGTATTTAAAACCTATATTACCTCTGAGGACAATACTTGTGTATATCTCGGGGCGGAAGCATACATGGGTTGCATTAGACTGGATtctaaataaattcataGAGCAAGGTGATACGGTTGTTATAGTAGCAGCCATAAACCATCAATTAGGAACCACAAGAAAAAGCGGGTATCATAAAAAATTACCGCAAGGTATCTCGCCAAGAGCAAGATCCAGAAATAAGCCAGAAAATATCAAAGTAATTGCCCAAAACATTATGAAATACGCATTGGAAGTTGTCAATCCTAATATTATAGCAAAGATTTCGATAGAATTAGCATTGGGGAAATCGAGAGAGgttttgaaagaaatgtATAAGCTATACGAACCGAATTTGGTTTCAACTGGTTCTAAagcaaatttgaaaagatcAGCGCCTTTAAAGTCATGGACATCATCGAAAATTAGTGACCGATTGGTTAAAAATTCCCCCTTGCCAATAATAGTTGTACCTGCTATGAAaatgaatgattttgaagatcaaTTGGCTattgatatcaataatCGATATTTTGCTGGAAAGAAAATAAGTCGTCGCTCAACACTATCCAGCTCGAGAAATAGTgagttttcaaattctgtTAATAGAAGCGAAGAGCCTCAGACTGAAGATGACGATTATAGTGATACAGGCTCTGACACATCTTCGATAGATTCAGACCTTTCAGTAGAAAGTGAATCATATTCTGCGTATGATGAAATAAGCAAGCTTTATGAGGAATATAAGCAGACTGTTTCCAAGAATTTGAAGCATTCGCGAGCACAACCGATTGACGAAAATTACTTCGCTAATTGCTTGAAAGTTGTTTCAGATGAATCTACCTATTTATGTCAggaaattagaaatattaatcCTGGTTTTCAAGGCAAAGGTTCCAATTTGGCGAAGGCAATCACAGGTTCCAACTCATTTGGAGTAATCCCCTACAAAGCAAAGTCTCTACTTATCCCGGAAGAAGAACCTGAAGGTCAGAATGCAAGTCAGTCGCCTGGGCCCCCAAGCTTATCTtacaaagaattgaagagGAACTTAAAACTAAATGCCCAAAAGAATCATACAAATGCTCCACAAATACATGTAGAAGAAGCACAACCAAATGATAATTCCTCGTCGCTGTCTCGTCCACCTAAAACTTCGGCATTGAAGTTCGTTGACTTAGAAAAGCCATCAAAAGATAGAGATAGAAATACATCCAGACCTCATAAGTTGGGGAAGTCATTATCtcatgaaattgattctaGTACAAGTAGACctaatattgaacaatCTAGATCACACCCAGATTTAACAGCGGTTGGACATGTCAATAGCAAGGACTACGATGACAAGGAagacaagaaaaaaaagaaaagaaaaaagaagCGATTCTTAGGTCTCTTTTAA
- a CDS encoding DEHA2E22352p (similar to uniprot|Q04991 Saccharomyces cerevisiae YMR221C FMP42 The authentic non-tagged protein was localized to the mitochondria), whose amino-acid sequence MYSYHTSRKLRFVQCACAISWSLLAAGPIFGFAALKPILILEKVYENECDTSVNSTNYLSNFALDPNAFGSLTGHLLSELSVSKNEKSPVAKCSAQDLKLNMMFTVGAVMTNTSAIVIGKVLDKYGPKVCGLIGVLLLYFACFVFIFAKQIEKTFNSSYFDPYMIGYTALALGGPSTYMSSFHLSNTFPEKSGTILAFLNGAFDASSAVFLLYKVLYKHSNTLSLDKFFRIFLVVPTFITLAQIFIMPNSSYIAPPDTSLFNNGSRSSQENDNEPTETEPLLGNSGDNPRQLQRRDSIGDALKQHYVYEDDEELFDNGGKLYGILHGYSSEYQMKTPWFYLLCAFTAIQMLRLNYFIATINTQYTYLLGSADNAEPLTRFFNLALPLGGILSIPLVGYYLDNYSTVASFATLLALSLFVGIVGLVGNFYFGVVNICFFVLNRPYFYTAISDFCAKIFGFDTFGTVYGAIICIAGLFNLLQCSLDNITHSNFGMNPSPINLLLVCITIIIGGVTFYYMKHQSMLYKERTNRSVPSVSV is encoded by the coding sequence ATGTATTCCTATCATACACTGAGGAAACTACGTTTCGTGCAGTGTGCTTGTGCAATTTCTTGGTCTCTACTAGCAGCAGGCCCTATATTTGGATTTGCTGCATTAAAACCAATATTAATACTCGAAAAGGTATACGAGAATGAATGTGACACCTCTGTCAATTCGACTAATTACTTGAGTAATTTTGCATTAGATCCAAATGCATTTGGATCTCTAACTGGTCATTTACTATCTGAATTAAGTGTATCGAAGAACGAGAAGAGTCCTGTTGCTAAGTGTTCCGCACAAGATcttaaattgaatatgatgtTCACAGTTGGGGCAGTAATGACCAATACTTCCGCTATAGTGATTGGAAAAGTACTAGATAAGTATGGTCCAAAAGTTTGCGGGTTAATAGGTGTCCTATTACTATATTTCGCATgttttgtatttatttttgctaagcaaattgaaaagacaTTTAATTCATCGTACTTTGACCCATACATGATAGGTTATACTGCGTTAGCATTAGGCGGGCCATCTACGTATATGTCTTCGTTTCATTTATCCAACACATTTCCAGAGAAGAGTGGAACAATATTGGCATTCTTGAATGGTGCGTTTGATGCTTCCTCTGCGGTATTCTTATTATACAAAGTGCTCTACAAGCATTCTAACACCTTATCGCTTGAcaaattcttcagaatATTTTTGGTTGTTCCTACCTTCATAACTTTAGcacaaatatttattatgcCAAATAGCTCATATATTGCACCTCCCGACACATccttatttaataatggCAGTCGTTCGTCACAAGAAAACGACAATGAACCGACCGAAACGGAACCACTCTTAGGTAATTCTGGTGACAATCCTAGACAGTTACAAAGACGTGATTCTATTGGTGATGCGTTAAAGCAGCATTATGTctatgaagatgatgaagaattgtttGATAATGGAGGTAAGCTATATGGAATTTTGCATGGCTACTCGTCAGAGTATCAAATGAAAACCCCGTGGTTTTATTTGTTATGTGCATTTACTGCTATACAAATGTTAAGATTGAATTACTTCATTGCAACTATCAATACACAATACACATATTTGCTAGGTTCTGCTGATAATGCGGAACCGCTTACAAGGTTTTTCAATCTAGCTTTACCATTAGGTGGAATTCTATCAATTCCTTTAGTTGGATATTATTTAGATAACTATTCCACTGTCGCCTCATTTGCTACATTATTAGCtctttctttatttgttgGTATTGTTGGATTAGTAGgtaatttttattttggGGTTGTCAACATATGCTTCTTCGTGCTCAACAGGCCCTATTTCTATACTGCTATTTCGGATTTTTGCgcaaaaatatttggattcGATACCTTTGGTACAGTGTATGGCGCTATAATATGCATTGCTGGCTTGTTTAATCTTTTGCAATGCTCGTTAGACAATATTACACATTCTAATTTTGGAATGAATCCTAGTCCTATAAACTTACTTTTAGTATGTATTACTATAATTATTGGAGGCGTAACATTCTATTATATGAAACATCAATCCATGCTATATAAAGAGAGGACCAATAGAAGTGTACCTTCTGTTTCTgtttaa
- a CDS encoding DEHA2E22396p (similar to uniprot|Q7SE83 Neurospora crassa NCU01977 Predicted protein), whose protein sequence is MAQLSSEGNNAIIYLTYAFLLATGIFIAWKYTKADSFLSSNGTQRGLPLALNFIASAMGCGILTTYAEIGNISGLHGLLVYTLCGAIPILGFAYFGPIIRKKCPEGFVLTEWVRHRFGVITALYLSFFTCLTMFLFMVGELSAIRTAIETLTGLDALAAVIVQCVVTSIYTSIGGFKVSFVTDNFQGVFVLLLVIICAAGMGSYIDIDKSKVGESGLLKANKLGWQLLYILFVAILTNDCFMAGFWLRTFASRTNKDLWIGCSIASFVTFVICTLVGTTGFLAVWAGDLVVGDVDGYNAFFILLSKMPGWLVAFILIFVISLSTCTFDSLQSAMVSTISNDVFRNKLHINYTRVLVVLIMIPIIVLAVKVADDILQIYLIADLVSAAIIPVVFLGLSDTYFWFLRGLDVMCGGLGGLLGVFIFGTVYYGSAKEGGKLLLVWNGIYDDADWGPFGAFVIAPFGGIVICFCVAALRIGVTYIYSRISGSPFVALDKPEPKEIIDSTEFHNGSQYDSTEDNIKKSIDESQ, encoded by the exons ATGGCACAATTATCGTCCGAAGGTAATAATgccattatttatttgacgTATGCTTTTCTTTTAGCTACGGGGATATTCATTGCGTGGAAGTATACTAAGGCAGATTCATTCTTATCTTCCAATGGAACCCAGCGAGGACTTCCGTTAGCGTTGAATTTTATTGCTTCAG CTATGGGATGTGGTATTCTCACAACATACGCCGAAATCGGTAACATCTCTGGATTACATGGATTATTGGTGTACACTCTCTGTGGAGCCATTCCAATTCTAGGATTTGCATACTTTGGTCCTATTATCAGAAAAAAGTGTCCTGAGGGATTCGTTTTGACTGAATGGGTAAGGCATAGATTTGGTGTTATTACGGCATTATACTTATCGTTTTTCACTTGTTTAACCATGTTTTTGTTTATGGTTGGTGAGCTTTCTGCTATCAGAACTGCAATCGAAACTTTAACTGGATTAGATGCTTTGGCGGCCGTAATTGTTCAATGTGTAGTCACATCAATTTATACATCCATTGGTGGATTTAAAGTAAGTTTTGTTACCGACAACTTCCAGGGGGTTTTTGTCTTACTATTAGTTATCATCTGTGCAGCCGGAATGGGTtcatatattgatattgataagtCGAAGGTTGGAGAATCCGGCTTGTTGAAGGCTAATAAATTAGGTTGGCAATtgctttatattttattcgTGGCTATATTAACCAACGATTGTTTCATGGCAGGGTTCTGGTTAAGAACTTTTGCAAGTCGTACCAATAAGGACTTATGGATTGGATGTTCGATTGCCTCATTTGTTACGTTTGTTATTTGTACGTTGGTTGGTACTACAGGTTTCTTAGCCGTTTGGGCAGGTGATTTAGTCGTAGGCGATGTTGATGGATACAATgcatttttcattttgttaTCTAAAATGCCAGGTTGGTTGGTTgcatttattttaatttttgttatatcattatcaactTGTACCTTTGATTCGTTACAATCAGCAATGGTATCAACAATATCTAATGATGTTTTCCGTAATAAATTGCACATTAATTATACTAGAGTTTTAGTGGTTTTAATTATGATTCCTATTATTGTGCTTGCAGTTAAGGTTGCAGATGATATTTTACAAATATACTTGATTGCCGATTTAGTATCTGCTGCTATTATTCCAGTGGTCTTTTTGGGGTTGAGTGATACCTATTTCTGGTTCTTAAGAGGATTGGATGTTATGTGTGGTGGCTTAGGTGGATTGCTTGGTGTTTTTATTTTCGGAACTGTTTATTATGGCTCTGCAAAAGAAGGTGGAaaattgttgttggtgTGGAACGGGATTTATGATGATGCTGATTGGGGACCTTTTGGTGCCTTTGTAATTGCTCCATTTGGAGGTATTGTAATATGTTTCTGTGTTGCTGCTTTAAGAATAGGTGTTACATATATTTACTCTAGAATTTCTGGTAGTCCGTTTGTTGCTTTAGACAAACCTGAGCCTAAGGAGATTATAGATTCTACAGAATTCCACAACGGCAGTCAATACGATTCAACAGAAgataatataaagaaaagcaTTGACGAATCACAATAA
- a CDS encoding DEHA2E22418p (similar to CA1052|IPF15861 Candida albicans IPF15861 unknown function) produces the protein MSVKQGIGKVKKDVIPQKVTKAEEGPLLEKIDNEVTLVNQLKGNIKNKISQNMNEGEKKEETWAAESEYLKTVDVKAFRQYELACDRVKQFYEEQHKKQTVAYNIQARINFKTKTRARMTIWEGLERLNKLLDDSDPDTELSQIDHALQTAEAIRKDNKPRWFQLVGLIHDLGKLLYFFDSKGQWDVVGDTFPVGCKFSKRIIFPDSFKKNPDFFNPLYNTKYGIYSKGCGLDKVMLSWGHDEYMYHVAKLNSTLPPEALAMIRYHSFYPWHQEYAYSYLMDNHDEEMLKAVKAFNGYDLYSKIDKTYDVDVLKPYYMELIDEFFPTKIIEF, from the coding sequence ATGCTGGTTAAACAGGGTATAGGAAAAGTAAAAAAGGATGTAATACCTCAAAAAGTTACAAAAGCGGAAGAAGGACCACTTCTTGAAAAGATCGATAATGAAGTAACTCTCgttaatcaattgaaaggtaatataaaaaataagaTATCGCAGAATATGAACGAGGGAGAAAAAAAGGAGGAAACCTGGGCTGCTGAATctgaatatttgaaaacaGTAGATGTGAAAGCTTTTCGACAATATGAATTAGCTTGTGATAGAGTTAAGCAATTTTATGAAGAGCAACACAAGAAACAGACTGTAGCATATAATATTCAAGCACgtatcaatttcaaaacaaaaactAGAGCAAGAATGACTATTTGGGAGGGACTTGAaagattgaataaattgttGGATGATAGTGACCCAGACACTGAATTATCCCAAATTGATCATGCATTACAAACAGCAGAAGCAATTAGAAAAGACAATAAACCCCGCTGGTTTCAATTAGTAGGATTAATACATGACTTAGGTAAACTTctatatttctttgattctaAAGGCCAATGGGATGTGGTTGGAGATACCTTTCCCGTTGGATGCAAATTTCTGAAGAGAATTATATTTCCTGATAGCTTTAAGAAGAATCCAGATTTTTTCAATCCATTATATAATACGAAGTACGGAATTTATTCTAAGGGATGTGGATTAGATAAAGTCATGTTAAGTTGGGGCCATGATGAATATATGTATCATGTAGCTAAGTTGAATTCAACATTACCACCAGAAGCATTGGCCATGATACGATATCATTCATTCTATCCTTGGCACCAAGAATATGCTTATAGTTATTTGATGGATAATcatgatgaagaaatgcTTAAAGCTGTTAAGGCTTTTAATGGTTATGATTTGTATTCTAAAATTGACAAAACATATGATGTCGATGTATTGAAACCTTATTATATGGAATTAATAGATGAATTCTTTCCGACGAAAATTATAGAATTTTAG